GGAATATCGGTGTAGAAATTCCGAATATACTTATAACGGGACGAACGGACAGCACGACCAAAGTCTTCAAAGTCATGCCAGTTGTGCTCCGCAAAAATCAGTCCGCGGGTGGTTGCATTCGGATTCTTCAGGAGTTTGTGAAAGCTTTTTCCCTGAAAGGTTTCTCCCACTGGCAGGCCAGCCAGTTCCAGTACGGTAGGCGCAAGATCGACCGAGCTGATCAATGAATTACAGACACTCCCGGCTTTGATTCGATCAGGCCACGTGACAATCCAGGGAGTTCGAATTCCGCTGTCATAGACGGTCGTTTTACAGCGGGGAAAGGGGCGACCATTATCACTCAAAAACACAATCACCGTGTTGGATGCCACCTTCTGCGCGTTCAGCTCTTTGCGCACATTGCCGACGACGCCATCCAGCCGCGTAATCTCATCATAGTATAAAGCCAGATCCCCCCGTACTGCCGGTGTATCAGGCAGATAAGGGGGCACGCTGACGTCTTCATTGGTATGGGGTCGGTCAATGATATTCCGTTGATAGGGACGATGCGGATCGGTGAAGGCAAACCACATGAAAAACGGTTTGTCCTTTGGTCTCTGCTTCAGCGTCGGTACCCACTCATTCAACTTCGTCGTTACCAGATCGAACTTGCTTTCTGTGGGGGTCCCCAGATGCCACTTCCCGGCGGAAGCGGTATAGTAACCGGCTTCTTTCAGTTTCTCGACAAAAGTCACCTGACTGGCTGGCAAAGGCAGATGCAGCTGGTGGGCTCCCGTGCCGTGGGGATAGCGGCCGGTAATAATACTGGCTCTACTCGGACTGCAGGAACTACAGGTTAAATACGCATGATTAAACTTCATCCCCTCTGCAGCCAGCTGATTCAGATTTGGCGTCTGAATTTTAGAATGACCATAGGCACCACAGTCATCCCAGGCCATGTCATCTGCGATGAATACTATAAAATTGGGTTTTGCTGTCGGCGGCGTTTGCGCTGAAACTTCCCCTTTCAACCCCATGAATACCAGTACTGTTATCAGGAAGCATTTCAACGGCATCAATCGCATAACGGTCTCTTTATCAACTTGAAATGAATTCGATCAAGGCAGGATTCGGGCACGCTCATCAGGACTCGGCATTCGGCAGGTCTCGTGTTTTCCAAACAGGCGATAGCGAACACTCGCAATCAGTCGGTATCCCAGGTCACGGATCGGAAGCGGAATACACCACAGCAACCATCCGTAGACGTTCCAGGGAAATCCCAGTAACCACAACAGCCTGACCACTGCCGCTGATCGCCGGTAACAGTGAGTGCCCTCCACAGTCCGAAAGACAACCGTATCTACACTGGCAAGATCCTGTTCACTCAACAACTTTCTGGCAGTATCTCCTTGCAGAGGCGCATAATACAACCGTGCCTGTCGATCCCGTGTCATCGCAAAATCGACGCTGGAATTACATAAACCACACACACCATCAAAAAACAGAATCGGCTTATCCGTCAAACCGGATGCCCCCGTCTCCTCCGCAATAACAGCAGAAATCGGGCGATTGGGATCCATCGTCGTCACTGATTTTTTCATGTGATTTCGTTTCTCAACCTGAAATACGATCCAGTCTACCGAAAAAACGCACTTTACCTGTAATATTATACGTAATAAGCATTTATCTCCAGTCGTATTTTACCGCATTCACGGGAATCCCGGCAAAAGACTCTGCCTCACGCTTCGCTTACGCCTTGAGGGTGCAGATTCACTGAATACTTCTGTTGTTTCCTCAAAATTAACGCTAGAATTAAGGTGGCTATCCTGCCGATTTTACTTACAGAAGGCTTATCACACATTTCTTTCCGGTGAAGGGTTCCATGCAGCACCAATCCACACATTCTGATTCGCAATCGCGCTGGAATCAGGGTCTGGGTGTCTCTACGCTGGTTCATCTTTTAATCATCGGCAGTCTGTCACTGATCTTCGAACATCAGGTTGGTACACGGTTTTCAGCGGACTCCGATGCGATCCAGACACGCTGGACTCCCGCACAAAAGCAGCTCGAACCAGAAGTACTTGAGCTGATCCCGGTGACCAAACAAAAAGAACACCCCAGCAACTCTGCCCTGCTTTCGAAATTACCTTCAATCGTAAAACGTTCTTCCGCCCCGGATCCTGAATCACAATCGTCTTATCTTCAGGGTCCACTCCCTCAGGTGACACAGTATGAAGAAGCGATGACGACAAAATATGGTTCAGAAGTCGTTGGGGCGCTGCTGACCTCAACGGCCCTCGGAAACGCAGAGGACGGTTCGGGACTGGGAAACGGTAATGGGAAATTCTTCGGCATCAATCCGCAGAGTAAAAAAATCGTTTACGTGGTCGATTCGTCCAATAGTATGAACTTTCCCCATGAAAGTGAGGGAAAAACCAGACTGGGACGCGTCAAACTCGAACTGGCACGGGCCATTCACTCCCTGGACGAAGACCAGCAGTTTTTTGTGATCTTCTTCAGCGACATTGCCATCCCCATGCCCGCCCGTGAATTGCAATCCGCGACGAATGATGCAAAACAGAAATACCTGACCTGGGTGGCCCGCGTACCCGGTATCGGAATGACAGAACCTTACCAGGCATTGCTGCTGGCTCTGAAATTGCAACCGGATACGATTTACTTTCTGACCGACGGTCAATTCGACCCCGTGATTGTGAAGTCCTTCAATAAAGTGGCTGCACAGAAAAACCGCAGTCACACAATTACGGTGAATGGGATTTGCTTTGGCAACCTCGAGGGAGAACAGGCCATTCGGGAACTGGCAGAAAATAATTCGGGGACCTTCACCTTTATTCCCTGATCCCCCGGCACGAAACGGTACACGCGAACACCAAAGTACTGCTCTCATAGATTCTTTAGAGCCATTCAATATCTAAGTCTTTACAGATAAATACTTTTTGGAATAGTATGCCCACTTGCTTTTTTATCACCGTATTTTTTCGCGTGATATTTTCAACCGCACTTCGCCTTCTTTGAAGTGAGCAGTTTTGATTGCTTTTCTTTTAAGTAAGTTTCCCCAGCTCGTTATCTGAATCAGTCTAATTGAATCCCAGACGATTTAAACAAGCCGTAAGAAAACCTGGATCGCTCAATAACATGAATTCAACGATCACCGCAAAAACACAACCCCGTAGACGCGGTGTACGCAAAGGGACGCTGAACTCACCTTCCTTTCTGGCCTTGCTCGGAACTCAGTTTCTGGGAGCAATGAATGACAATATGTTTCGCTGGTTCATCATTCCCATCGCCAAACCCGAAATCGGTGATGCGAATGCCCTTTCCTTAGGACTGGCTTGCTTCACACTCCCTTATCTGCTGCTGGCCAGTGTCGCCGGTTATCTGGCAGACCGTTTCAGTAAACGCACGGTGATCATTGCCTGTAAAGTCGCAGAGATCATCATTATGATCGCGGGGGTCTGTGCAGTTCTAATCGGCAATCTCTATCTGCTGTTTTTCATTGTGGCCCTCATGGGCTGTCAAAGCGCGCTCTTCGGTCCTGCCAAATTTGGCAGTATCCCCGAAATGCTTCGTGATAATCGTCTCTCACGCGGCAACGGTATCATGGGATTGACTACCGTCGTGTCATCGGCCCTGGGATTTATTGCAGGTAATTACCTGTACCATTTCACGCAACCCAGTCTCTCCACCCCAGGTTCATTTAGTGATATCAGTTTCGCCGCTTTCACACTGGTGGGTGTTGCGATACTGGGAACTCTCACCAGCCTGAAAATCAGGAAGCTGGAACCGGCTGCTCCTGATCGGGGGTTCCCGTATAATCCCGCCAAAGAAACCTGGCATCAAATGCAGCTGCTCACCAGCAGCACCCCTCTGCTGCGAACCGCTTTAGGAGTCGCTTTTTTCTGGATGCTTGCTTCACTGGCACAGATGAACGTGGATACGTACGGCATTAATGAACTGAATCTGACCCAGAAAGATATCGGCCCGCTACTGGGCATCCTCGTCTTTGGCGTTGCATTGGGTAGTATCCTCGCAGGTGTCTGGTCTTCCGGACGTATCGAACTGGGAATCGTCCCACTGGGAGCAGCGGGGATCGTCATCACTTCCCTGCTGCTCTACTTCACCGGAAACAGCGTCATCCCCGGATCCGAATCGAATTCGCAACTGCTGTACGGTCTCTCCCTGCTCTGGCTCTTTCTGCTGGGCGTCAGTTCCGGACTGTTTGATATTCCCCTGGAAACGTTTCTACAGCATCGCAGTGATGTCGAAACTCGAGGCAGTATATTGGCGGCTGCCAACTTCCTGGCATTTCTGTTTATTCTGATCGCATCCTTTGGCTTCTGGGTGATGCAGGCAAAACTCGAAATGTCCGCCAGCCAGATCTTCATGGTTCTGGGCCTGCTCACCATTCCAGTCGGGATCTATATTTTCAAGCTGCTTCCCAACGCAACGATCCGCTTCATGGTCTGGCTGGTCAGTTGTACGATTTATAAACTGCGAGTGAAGGGACTCAAAAATCTGCCTCCCAAAGGAGGCGCCCTGCTGGTCGCCAATCATGTCTCCTGGCTGGATGGCGTGTTCCTGATTCTGACATCCACGCGCCCCGTCCGAATGATCGCCTATTCTACTTACGTACAAGGTCCCTGGGTCGCCTGGCTGACGAAGCTGTATAATACCATCCCCATCAATGTGGAAGATGGTCCGAAAGCATTAATGCGATCCATCAAAACAGCCCGATCTGCCATTGAAGATGGAGAATTAGTCTGTATCTTTGCAGAAGGGAAATTGACTCGTTCGGGATACCTGCAGCCTTTTCAATCGGGTCTGATGAAGATCATTAAAGGCACCGGTGCACCGGTGATACCTGTCTATATTGATGAACTCTGGGGGAGCATCTTTAGTTTTCATGGCGGAAAGTTTTTCTGGAAAAAACCCCGCAGGTGGCCTTACCCCGTTTCGATTCGTTTTGGGAAGCCTATTCTTCACCCGGAGAATGAAAAGCACGTCCGTAAGGTAGTACAAAACCTGGGAGTCGAATCAGCCAATTTTCGAAAGACATATCAAATGATAGCGCCAAGATTGTTTCTGAGAAAATGTAAGAGTCGACGATTCCAGCAAAAAGTAGCTGATTCAACCGGGGTAGAACTGACCGGCGGAAAATTATTGACCGGCGCACTGCTGATGAGGCGACTGCTCAACAAATACGTTCTGAAGCAGGATGAAAAAATGGTCGGCGTCCTGCTGCCCCCCTCCGTCGGTGGGTCTGCTGTCAATGCCAGCCTCGCGATCTCAGGCCGCGTGCCCATCAATCTGAACTACACCCTGTCTGACAGTGATATCAATTATTGTATCAGGGAGGCAGGTATTAAAACGGTACTCACCAGCAGTAAGTTCCTGGAAAAAAAGCCCATCGAAATGGAAGCGAATGTGGTCCTGGTCGATGAAATCAAACTCAAAGCATCGCTGTTTGATAAACTCATCTGTCTGTTCATGGCATTCATTGTCCCGGCCTGGTTGATTGAACGTATCATTGGCCTGACTCGGGTCAGCTCAGACGATCTGAGTACTGTCATTTTCACTTCCGGTTCCACAGGACAACCCAAGGGAGTCATGCTGACTCACCACAATATCATTTCCAATATCAACTCAGCCGATGACCTGCTGCAACTCTCCCCCCGAGATTGCATTCTGGGAATCCTGCCTTTCTTTCATTCGTTTGGTTATACGATTGCACTCTGGATGCCTTTCGCCAGAAACATGCGGTCCTGTTATCACTTTAATCCCACCGACGCCCGCACCGTGGGGAAAATGATTGAGAAATATAAAGTCACACTCTTCACTTCTACGCCTACGTTTCTCAGGCACTATTTGAAACGCTGCACACGGGAACAATTTCAGTCACTGGACATTGTGATTACCGGCGCAGAAAAACTGCCTCAGAGTCTGGCAAAAGAATTCGAAGCGAAGTTTGGAATCTTCCCGACTGAAGGTTACGGCACGACAGAGCTGTCTCCGGTTGCTGCGGTCAACGTTCCCCCCACACGACAGCTGGATCCGACAGAAGTCAGTGCCAAACCGGGAACTGTAGGTCGTCCGATCCCCTGTGTGATGGCCAAAACCGTTGACCCCGATACCGGGGAAGATCTCCCTGACGGACAGGAAGGCCTGCTGTTCATCAAGGGGCCGAATGTCATGAAAGGCTATCTGAATAATCCGGAAAAAACAGCAGAGGTCATTCTCGACGGCTGGTACAATACCGGTGACTTTGCCACCATCGATGATGAAGGATTTATCTCGATCACCGGCAGGCAGACCCGCTTCTCCAAAATTGGCGGAGAAATGGTGCCTCATCTCAGGATTGAAGAACTCATCATCGATATCGTGAACAACCCGGAGGAAGATGAACCCGAAGTGCAGGTCGCGGTGACGTCGGTTCCCGATCCCAAAAAAGGCGAACGCTTGATCGTCCTGCATAAGCGGCTGCAAATTCCAGTCGACGAGATCCTCAAACAACTCGCCAGCGAGAATCTACCGAATCTCTGGATGCCTTCCAGCGACAGTTTTCTGGAAGTCGAAACGATTCCCCTGTTGGGCACCGGCAAACTCGATCTGGCAAAAATCAAGCAGGTCGCCTGTGAAGCCTTTGCAGCCGAAGTCACCAGCTGATAACATGATGCGTACTTTACCTGCTTTAGCGATGTGCATTCCACACATCTTTCGCTCTCGCAACAACTATCGCAGATTTTCCGAAAACTGCGTTAGGTTTTGGGGTCTCAAGAGTCCATTAGTGTAAAGAACGGGCCATTGTATAGTGAAAATCGTTTTTTAGCGTGAAATCACTATGTTGTAACCGTTTAGCGATAGTGTAAGTGATAAGGAAGCAGGCATGATAAATCAAAATGTCAAATTGACGGAGCGGCAACTGGCGATCTACCAATTTCTGAAAGACAAAATTGTCAACCGTGGTTATGGCCCCACGGTCAGAGAAATTGGTGACGCATTTGATATCCGATCCCCCAATGGGGTTATGGGACACCTGAAGGCCCTGGAACGCAAAGGGTTGATCAAACGCAAATCCCATATATCCCGATCTATTCAACTCTGTGACAATGCACAGAAACCGGCAAATGTTACTTTTTTCGGTTCACTGCAGGCAGGCACACCCATCATTCCACCGGCGGCAGATGACGCACAGGTGGATTTCAGTACCCTGTTTGAGAGTGGCGACAATTTCTGCCTGAAAGTCAAAGGCACCTCCATGATTGAAGCACAGATTCAAGACGGAGATTTTGTCGTTGTCAAAAAACAGGATACCTGCCAGCAGGGCGAGATCGTCGTTGCACTGGTCGATAATCAGGAAGCCACATTGAAACGCTTCTATCAGGAAGCAGACCGTGTGAGACTCGAACCTGCCAACTCGACCATGTCACCCATCTATTCCACCGATGTCAAAGTACTGGGCGTCGTGAAAGGTGTCATCCGCAAATTTAACTGAGCGACTGCTGCCTGACTAATTCGGGCCAGACTACAACGTCATTTGATTTCGAGCCAGGGTAATCAGCATTGTTGCCGGTAGTGGTTCTGCGCCAAGTTGCCGCAGCATGTTGACAACTTGCGCGGTGGTGTATTGCGCGTGCGTGCAAACATGCAGCAGAATATCTACACAGCGTGTCTGTTGGACGCGTCCTTTTCCACTGCTTGTGCTCCGTTTACTGACCAGTTCATCCAGCATTTCGGGAGAAAGCTGGTCCAGATACTCAATCCAGCGCTGTTCCTGTTTATTCCATTTCTGTTTCAGCTCTCCCAGCGATTCGATTCCACCTGTTCCTCGTTGATTGCCAGGCAGCGCGTCTGCCAGATCGCCAGGTAAAACAGGAGCCTCATGACCAAGGAGAGCTTCCAGCCAGACATACTCGGCCGCATACAGATGCAGCAGGGATCTCCAGACTGCCCCCTGTCCGATAGTAAAACTCTAATGAAGCTGCTTTTCCGAAAGCGTGGCTGCCGAGTCCAACAATGCCTGGTTCACCCATCTCCGGTGTTCATGTAAACGAGTTATGATTTGGACTGCCATTTGAATTTCCCTGAATCTGTTTAGTCTGCGTTCAGCTTTAATGTAGCATCTCCAGAGCCATTTGGACCGAGTATTATCGCGTGAGAAACGCTATGGTTAAATGTGATGCGCCCCGGGTAATTCTATTACTAATAAAGATGATCACGCGATACCCGATACGGTTCACTCAGAGAGAGCTGAATTTCACTCCCGTCCCGGGGTTCACGGTTCAGAAGTAAAAATGCCTAAGCCTGCACACTGTTTCCACTTGCAGCGAGCAGTTTTTGTTTTCCCGGCACGATATTTGAGCGTTTTTTCATTTAGATTGTTTCTCAGCTCTTGAATTGCCGAAACTATTTTCTATCCTTAGCCTTAGATTCATCAGGAATCAACACCAATCAGGGGGATTAGCTCAGTTGGGAGAGCGTTTGGCTGGCAGCCAAAAGGTCACCGGTTCGAGCCCGGTATCCTCCACTTAAAGCCACTTGCAGTATTCTGCGGGTGGCTTTTTTGTTTTGACCTACTCCTGAAACGAACCTGTTAAAAACAAAAAAGGTCGCCCCGTCTCTCATCGGAAAGACGGGACGACCTTCGGCTACCACATGCCCGGTCAGTTGAGCCTCAGGGGTAAATCTCCCCGAAGAACCCACATCTATTTATCTCTGTTGTACATGGGGAGTGGGTGACGTCTGAGGCTCCGGAATCACTTTCTCTTCTCCAGGCACACAGCCAGGGCAATCCAGATTCGGCCCCTCAATCACGTCTTCCTGAACTGTTCCTGGTTTACAGTGTTCGCAGGGCTGATCCACCACTTCTGGTTCCAAAACTAAATCCTCGGAGTAACTCCCTTGCGTGCCGCCGTAGTTAAGGCCATTACCCACGACATTGCAGCTGTTGTACCCCAGAACTGCTCCGCCGCGCGGATAATTGTAGTAACACGATCCTGAATAGAAGGCTTTAAATTTTCCGAAGTAGCTGCGCGAATAATATCCACTGTATGCGTAGCTCTGATTCAACGAGGAAATCGCGGTCCCGATATCGGAAAACTCACTGATGACAGCTGTCTGAACGTAACTTAAGCCGACAATCATCGCCAGGACGGCAACGGTCAGGATGATGACCAGCTCAGCCGAGAGAACGAATCCACCTTCATCGCTCCAGAACTGATTGACTAATTGATGCATGGGAAGCTCCTTTTTATCTTGATGTTCCGCGTTTTTGATTGAAAAGTCTGCTTGATCCGCTTTGGAGAATCACTCCAGCACGTACAGGATTCAACAGCATGAAACAGACTGGTCTTTGACCAGATCAATCACTGCTGTTGCACGATAAATTGTTATTCTCTCAGGGACTTTTCCCTGTCACTGACACTGTTGATCGATTGAAAAACGCCGATTGGCTAAAGCGGGAGAGGAAAGTTTCTCAGGCTTTCCTTTTCTGGTTTTCGAGGCGGAACTCAATTACCTCACTCACCATAAAATCAGGGTAAATACCAGAAGTTCTCTCCGCTTCAGTCAATCAGTCATCGGTGGTCTCTCAGGTCACCGACTTGTGTAACGGTCTCTCAGGTCGCCACACACTCTCTCTATGCGTTTGGCCTCTCCTGTCGCATTCAGACAGGTGAAGCTATTTGTTAATGGAATAACCGTCATATCCGGCATTTTCAGTAACTCCCGAATAACCGGCATGCTTGTTACATTAGGCAATATGCGTGCCATGCAGAAAACAGTTATCAAAGTTACAAACCAGATTTTCGATATAAACCATATAACTGGAAGAACTTATAAATTCGGAATAAAACCACTTCTAAAAGGTTGTGGTAACTGAGATTCTCGAGAACGACCTGGAATGTTCAGATTGCTTTACAGCGAGTTTAACGTTTTTGATAAGAAATCTGGTCGTATCGGTTATGACGATCAGGCAGGTAACGCAGCTCATAGAATGGGTATCAGGACCGCTGGCGGGGGTTTTGAGCTGCTGAGAATGTAATTCCAGTTGATTCAACTACTTACAGCCTGCGTTGCCAGGCTGTGTCCAGTTTGACTGTAGCGTCTCCAAGGCCATTTGGAGCGAGTACAATAGACTGCGAGACGTTATGGTTAAATCTGATGCGCTCTGGTGAAGAGCAGAATAAAGAGGGACGGGCAGGGATAGTTATTTCACTGCTGGGACAGAATGAAGGCCGCAGGTCATTCCACCTTAATTCATTAAAACTTTCACAACACCCATCTTGTTCATCTTTACATTAACGGTGGTCTATGGTCAAAATACTGTTCTGGGCCATTACAACTTGGGTCGGTCTAACGCTCTATCAAGCAGTTGAGAAAAGAGAACCATGAAGAATTGGACACATTTGAATTATTCAGCGGTGGTATTACTGTCACTGGTCTGCCTGGCGAGTTCATGCCAAAAGTCTGAACGAGACTTACTGGTCGGGCGCTGGCAGAACTCAAGCGGTCCCAACATGATTTTCAATAAAGACGGAAGCGTCTACAGCGTGCATCAGGGGCAACGGCGCAAGGGGGCCTATTACCTTGATATGGAAACGAAACCGAAGCAGATGGTTCTCGACATGCGAAAAACTGAGATCAATGCGGTTCTATTTTTTGATTTCAATGCTTTCTCAGAAAAACACTTCGAGCTGACACCTACCTATGTGCAGAGAACTGGCGGACGGAAAAGAAAGTCTGACCTGTCACGAAAATTACTGTTCCAGAAAATCGACCCGAACGATCCCACGATGGGCATCAATCGTTTTTCAGCAGAAGCAACTCCGACAGAAACTCCGTAAACAGTCGATTCGAATGTTTCCAGTTTTACTGTAGCGTCTTCAGTTCCATTCGGACCGAGTATATTAGACTGAGAGACGTCTTGCTAACGTGCGATGCGCTCTACATAGTGTAAAAGAACAGACGCGCATAAAAAAGCAGCAGGCGTCAACCGACGTCCGCTGCTTTGGTTTTTTGTTAGTCTAATCTCTTATTCGACACTGCGAACATTTGTCACAGATTCCGAACTTTGAACCGTTTCGAGAAACGAGTTATCTACTGAAGGAATATAGTCATCATTGCTGACGTGCAACGGAGGCTCGAATCCCTGAATTGGCAGCTCCTGAACAGCGGAAATCTGAGCGACAGGTTGTTCCATTGTTCCGATCACTTCTGCATCAGCTTCTGTGATGATTCGAAATCCTGACTCATCTGCTTCAGAAAGATCCTGAGGAACACTCGGCTCTTCCGTTACAGTAACGACTTCAGACATCAGCGTATCTGTACCGACGGGTGCGGTGGCTGTATTCTGTGCAACCTGAACTTCCGGTTGAGACATTGTTTTTTGCATCTGCTGTTTCTGCAGCTTAGCAACCTGCACCACGGCCTCTTTAATCGAATCCAGATCTGGATTGATTTCTAAAGCGCGGTGATAGTGCCCGGCGGCATCATCCAGTTTGCCTCTCTGCAGGCAGATATATCCCAGATTCGCATGAGCTTCTTCGGGACTCATTACAGAGCGGGCAACCTGATAAGCTTCATCCATCCGCCCCTGGTGCCCTAATACCAGGCTCAGGTTGTTGAAGGAGCGTTTGGTGCTGGGATCACGCTTGATTGATTCTTCCAGAGCAATCTCGGCTGCAGGAAGATCATTCTGCAGGTAAAGAGCATAACCCAGATCTGTCAAATACTTGGGATTCTCGGGCTGAACCTTGACAGCTTTCATCAGATAATTTGTAGCAACCTCATGTCGACCCATTTTCGAGTTGACGATCCCCATCCGATGCAAGGCGACAGAGTTCTGGGGATTTCGCTGCAACATGACACGATAAGTCTGCTCAGCTTTCACGAATTGGCCTTTTTCTTCAGCCTGTCGTGCCATAATCATTTGGGGAGACTCATCGATTGGCAACTTCAGGCCGTTTCCCACCACGTTGTACGAGTGAGAACATCCCGTTGTCAAAAGAGCGGCTACTCCGGAAAAGAGTACCACAGTCCACATTGTTGAGTTTCGCATTCCTTTACCTCACAAAATTTAATTGTGATTTTTCACTATCCATTGTGAGAAACACTCAGACCATCCTGGCAGACACAAATATAAAAACAGGCATTGTTGACCTGAAAGTGACTCGAAATTGAATCCATTCCAAACGAACCCCTGTGTAAATATTTTCAGTGTAGATTATCTCTACAAAACACCGGGCTTCTTTTCATTTATCGACCATCATTAAGACTTAGATGAAAGAACTGGCAGAATACCGGAACTCTTCTCGAATTCCTATCTGGAGCAAACCCTATAAGTTCACATTGAATCACAAGGCGGCAAAATCTGCCGGTTGAAAGCAGGAAGATGTATCTATTCCGCGAGAATATCAATGGATTTGGATCCGTCATTCAGACAACAGATCACCGGGTTGAGCCAGCACCTGGCAGCAAAGCCACTCTCTTACGATTCCAATTCGTCAGGAATCGCTTCTTCAAACTCAGGCAACACCTCAAACCCCAGTAGTGTTTCCACTTCTTCGGCCAGTAAACAGAGTCGCCCCAGAACCCGATGATTCAATGCCATCAGATTTTCAAACAGCTCCTCTGCAGCCCCCAGAAGTTCTCCTGGATTATTCGATTCCGGAATCCGTACCAGCGCAAATTCTGCAATCGTAATATCGACACGGGAATGCTCAAACGGATACAGCAACCTCTGAAAGCGAGCGTAAATCGAATTCAATAATGTCTCCATTTTTTCCATTTCGGAAAGTACCACTTCACAGTATTTATCATCAGTACGTAACTCATCGAAGAACCGCAGTAGCACCTGAAGGGCAACTGCATTCATATGGAGTTCCCATAAACGACTGAGCTGTGAATTGGTAGCTTGCAGCGCCTGTAGTAGATCATGCAAGTCACGTTCCCAGAGTGCAGCATCAGCAATCTGCGTCTGTACCTTAGGTACATGAAACAGCTGCAAGGCCCGTTCTAGTCGATTTACAATCAATGATTCGTACTTTTCCAGTTCGACACGGGTCCCGCTTTTCTTACGTTCGAGTCCATGTTTTGCATTCATGACCTTATCATAATTTGTTAACGACTTGAAAAAGGGATCATCAACCTTCAGTTTGAGCCGCGCACGTACCGCAACCTCAGCCATCGCTACACTCATTGACTTTGACTCATATTCACGATACTCATCAACAAATGATTTATACTTCTCCCGATACTTCAACAGCTTCTCTCGATTGCTTTTCAGTTCCTGCGCACACTGCTTTGCATCTGCCGGAGTTTTAACTGCAGACTCGGAAAACAGCAGTGGCCGGTTCGGGTAAATTGCTCCCTGATAAAATCTCTGTACCGCTTTATGTGACTCATTTTCTGCTTCCTGGCGGACCATTAATTCATCCACCGAATGCAGGTCCTCACGTGGAATCTTCTTGCCAAACACACCATAATAAAAATCGCGTGTGACAAATTTAGCTTCCCGGGAAAAATCAGTGAACAAAATCGTTGCCGGTGATTTCAACCGGAAGATTCCTTCAGGATCCTCATTCTGAATATTGGCGATTCGTTCCAGCGTGGCGGGATGCGTATCAAACCAGCCAGTCTGTTCCTCTTTGATATGCAGAGTCACAGCCTGCTTTACTTCTGCCGGCATCTTACTCAAATTGATATTAATCAACGCAGGTAAATTATCAACCAGTCGTCCCTCTGCATAAAACTGCCCCAGATCACTCAATGCTCCCTGGTTTGCTA
The sequence above is a segment of the Gimesia algae genome. Coding sequences within it:
- the lexA gene encoding transcriptional repressor LexA; translation: MINQNVKLTERQLAIYQFLKDKIVNRGYGPTVREIGDAFDIRSPNGVMGHLKALERKGLIKRKSHISRSIQLCDNAQKPANVTFFGSLQAGTPIIPPAADDAQVDFSTLFESGDNFCLKVKGTSMIEAQIQDGDFVVVKKQDTCQQGEIVVALVDNQEATLKRFYQEADRVRLEPANSTMSPIYSTDVKVLGVVKGVIRKFN
- a CDS encoding DinB family protein, with protein sequence MGQGAVWRSLLHLYAAEYVWLEALLGHEAPVLPGDLADALPGNQRGTGGIESLGELKQKWNKQEQRWIEYLDQLSPEMLDELVSKRSTSSGKGRVQQTRCVDILLHVCTHAQYTTAQVVNMLRQLGAEPLPATMLITLARNQMTL
- a CDS encoding Flp family type IVb pilin, producing the protein MHQLVNQFWSDEGGFVLSAELVIILTVAVLAMIVGLSYVQTAVISEFSDIGTAISSLNQSYAYSGYYSRSYFGKFKAFYSGSCYYNYPRGGAVLGYNSCNVVGNGLNYGGTQGSYSEDLVLEPEVVDQPCEHCKPGTVQEDVIEGPNLDCPGCVPGEEKVIPEPQTSPTPHVQQR
- a CDS encoding tetratricopeptide repeat protein, translated to MRNSTMWTVVLFSGVAALLTTGCSHSYNVVGNGLKLPIDESPQMIMARQAEEKGQFVKAEQTYRVMLQRNPQNSVALHRMGIVNSKMGRHEVATNYLMKAVKVQPENPKYLTDLGYALYLQNDLPAAEIALEESIKRDPSTKRSFNNLSLVLGHQGRMDEAYQVARSVMSPEEAHANLGYICLQRGKLDDAAGHYHRALEINPDLDSIKEAVVQVAKLQKQQMQKTMSQPEVQVAQNTATAPVGTDTLMSEVVTVTEEPSVPQDLSEADESGFRIITEADAEVIGTMEQPVAQISAVQELPIQGFEPPLHVSNDDYIPSVDNSFLETVQSSESVTNVRSVE
- a CDS encoding M48 family metallopeptidase: MSDSNPRRVKQSVSSPAKAGKASVSKPRKRTSGDVKELSPRNIMQAFEGNIEPVTPTLMYRLCALLVSFVMILLPVIYIAMIGGVIWGVYFHAVHSLGLFEAGSSSTSTHNRGKGMVLLLLVYLTPIVVGVILIIFMLKPLFSRPSHSSAFRALKREKEPLLFMFVDQVCDAVGAPRPVQINLDIQVNASAGFRRGWLSMLGNDLVLTIGMPLVAGLSIRQFSGVLAHEFGHFSQGAGMRLSFIIRSINIWFMRVVYERDAWDERLEYLSQSIDIRLGWILHLARLFVWITRKILWLLMMTGHLVSGFLMRQMEFDADRYEARLAGSRCFAATSKRLALLGVANQGALSDLGQFYAEGRLVDNLPALININLSKMPAEVKQAVTLHIKEEQTGWFDTHPATLERIANIQNEDPEGIFRLKSPATILFTDFSREAKFVTRDFYYGVFGKKIPREDLHSVDELMVRQEAENESHKAVQRFYQGAIYPNRPLLFSESAVKTPADAKQCAQELKSNREKLLKYREKYKSFVDEYREYESKSMSVAMAEVAVRARLKLKVDDPFFKSLTNYDKVMNAKHGLERKKSGTRVELEKYESLIVNRLERALQLFHVPKVQTQIADAALWERDLHDLLQALQATNSQLSRLWELHMNAVALQVLLRFFDELRTDDKYCEVVLSEMEKMETLLNSIYARFQRLLYPFEHSRVDITIAEFALVRIPESNNPGELLGAAEELFENLMALNHRVLGRLCLLAEEVETLLGFEVLPEFEEAIPDELES